In Methanosphaera sp. WGK6, a single genomic region encodes these proteins:
- a CDS encoding DUF116 domain-containing protein, with amino-acid sequence MNINIFTLVGEIIVLGIIILLIAIIITIILGIYLLRKNKLIFPKILLFTLNFTYPSIKYLLQKFQFDDLIIDRISIDLRNKLNEKKFKELDAKDVIMVLPHCLRAMNCPAKLGHAGLECIKCGKCSIGTFKKISDEKGIGMYIVPGSTFIKHVIKIRKFKGVIGVACPLDLNTAMTALSNYTVQGIYLLNDGCINTLVNEDEVIYLMNILKPKTSYTK; translated from the coding sequence ATGAATATAAACATATTTACATTAGTTGGAGAAATAATTGTATTAGGCATTATAATACTTTTAATAGCCATAATTATCACAATTATTTTAGGAATTTATTTATTACGTAAGAATAAGCTAATTTTCCCAAAAATTCTATTATTTACATTGAATTTCACATACCCATCCATAAAATACTTACTTCAGAAATTTCAATTTGATGATTTAATTATAGATCGTATTAGTATTGATTTAAGAAATAAATTAAATGAAAAAAAATTCAAAGAATTAGATGCCAAAGATGTAATAATGGTTTTACCACATTGTTTAAGAGCAATGAATTGTCCTGCAAAATTAGGACATGCTGGTTTAGAATGTATTAAATGTGGAAAATGTTCTATTGGTACATTTAAAAAAATTAGTGATGAAAAAGGAATTGGAATGTATATTGTACCTGGTTCTACTTTTATTAAACATGTTATAAAAATAAGAAAATTTAAAGGTGTGATTGGTGTTGCTTGTCCCTTAGATTTAAATACTGCTATGACTGCACTATCTAACTATACCGTTCAAGGAATATATTTATTAAATGATGGTTGTATTAATACACTGGTTAATGAAGATGAAGTTATTTATCTTATGAATATACTTAAACCAAAAACAAGTTACACTAAATAA
- a CDS encoding DUF367 family protein has translation MKIVIYHSNECDPKRCTSIKLEKQDKVNITHNMRKIPYNAIVLDAEANKSVSREDRDKITKYGLSALDCSWNKLKKSSFNFKSKKNHRLLPFLVAANPVNYGKPCILSTAEALSATLYIVGYKDEACDLMNSFKWGPHFITLNENLLEAYSDAKNSAELIQVQNEFLGGK, from the coding sequence ATGAAAATTGTAATTTATCACTCAAATGAGTGTGATCCAAAAAGATGCACCTCAATAAAACTAGAAAAGCAAGATAAAGTAAATATTACTCATAATATGAGAAAAATACCTTATAATGCAATAGTTTTGGATGCTGAAGCTAATAAATCTGTATCTCGGGAAGATAGGGATAAAATTACAAAATATGGATTATCGGCATTAGATTGTTCTTGGAATAAATTAAAAAAATCATCATTTAATTTTAAATCTAAGAAAAATCATAGGTTACTTCCATTTTTAGTAGCAGCTAATCCTGTAAATTATGGAAAACCTTGTATATTATCTACTGCTGAAGCATTAAGTGCTACACTGTATATTGTAGGTTACAAAGATGAAGCTTGTGATTTGATGAATTCATTTAAATGGGGGCCTCATTTCATAACACTTAATGAAAACTTATTAGAAGCGTATAGTGATGCAAAAAATAGTGCTGAACTTATTCAAGTACAAAATGAATTTTTAGGAGGAAAATAG
- a CDS encoding 50S ribosomal protein L40e, giving the protein MAKFEEAENRMFNIKICLKCNARNPATAKTCRKCGYKGLRYKAKEPRG; this is encoded by the coding sequence ATGGCAAAATTTGAAGAAGCTGAAAATAGGATGTTTAACATTAAAATTTGTTTAAAATGTAATGCAAGAAATCCTGCTACTGCAAAAACATGCAGAAAATGTGGATACAAAGGTTTAAGATACAAAGCAAAAGAGCCAAGAGGATAG
- a CDS encoding geranylgeranylglyceryl/heptaprenylglyceryl phosphate synthase produces MNVENFLNETLKNHKLHLTLIDPDEQTPEQAVKIAKEAKRAETDAILVGGSITNQEELDLTVKALKENVDLPVLLFPGNISGVSKYADALLFMSLLNSTNPYWITGAQALSAPAVKKMGIETIPMGYLIVEPGGTVGWVGDAKPIPRNKSDLAVAYSLAAEFLGMRVIYLEAGSGADTHIPLDFIMKVKKLTNLIVIVGGGIRTAEDAREVKEAGADIIITGTVVEESSNVYEKIKELTDAIH; encoded by the coding sequence ATGAATGTTGAAAATTTTCTGAATGAAACATTGAAAAATCATAAATTACACTTAACTTTAATTGATCCTGATGAACAAACACCTGAACAAGCAGTTAAAATAGCAAAAGAAGCTAAAAGAGCTGAAACTGATGCTATTTTAGTTGGAGGTTCTATAACTAATCAAGAGGAATTAGATCTCACAGTTAAAGCATTAAAAGAAAATGTTGATTTACCTGTTTTATTATTTCCTGGTAATATTAGTGGTGTTAGTAAATATGCTGATGCTTTATTATTTATGAGTTTATTAAATTCAACAAATCCTTATTGGATTACTGGTGCTCAAGCTTTATCTGCACCTGCTGTTAAAAAAATGGGTATTGAAACTATTCCTATGGGGTATTTGATTGTAGAACCAGGAGGTACTGTTGGTTGGGTTGGGGATGCAAAACCAATTCCAAGAAATAAATCTGATTTGGCAGTAGCATATTCTTTAGCTGCAGAATTTTTAGGAATGAGAGTAATTTATCTTGAAGCAGGTTCTGGAGCTGATACTCATATACCTTTAGATTTCATTATGAAAGTGAAAAAATTAACTAATTTAATTGTAATTGTGGGTGGTGGAATCAGAACAGCGGAAGATGCAAGAGAAGTTAAAGAAGCCGGTGCTGATATAATAATAACAGGTACTGTTGTTGAAGAAAGTAGTAATGTATATGAAAAAATTAAAGAATTGACTGATGCTATACATTAA
- a CDS encoding TldD/PmbA family protein: MNQLMDDILRNVTKKVDHAEVYMEREQSTDVDILNDKVNHAKEENIVGLGIRVIKDQKQGFAYTTNLSKVEETITQAINNSKLNNVDKNLTIIDNNKVYSKIDGLYDKKLENIDLQEAIDYSKTLIDLVKEKKCNPTAGGYGEGIGIVNIVNSNGVEVTESTTSCGASVSVNVEDADVVSSAYYYDLKHDKNLDLDLIVDKATELALSSRNAKSTETRNTAVVLDHTAAVSLLSTFFSALNSENKQRGRSKFKDSLGELIASENFNLVDDGTIPGALRSSIADDEGTPTEKTILIDEGVLTNFIYDTYHAKKDESDVTTTANAIRAGYSSVPSVGFTNLKLNFKELVDISDISNGIIVNSVMGAHTANPITGDFSVEAMNAFEIRNGSIENPIKKAMISGNIFDIMKDVKAINGEIRQLGSCITPKILADNLRVIG; encoded by the coding sequence ATGAATCAACTAATGGATGATATTTTAAGAAATGTAACCAAAAAAGTGGATCACGCAGAAGTATACATGGAACGAGAACAATCTACTGACGTGGACATATTAAATGATAAAGTAAATCATGCAAAAGAAGAAAACATAGTGGGTTTAGGAATTAGAGTAATTAAAGATCAAAAACAAGGTTTTGCTTATACTACTAATTTAAGTAAAGTGGAGGAAACAATAACTCAAGCAATCAATAATTCTAAACTAAATAATGTTGATAAAAATTTAACAATTATAGATAATAATAAAGTTTATTCAAAAATAGATGGGTTATATGATAAAAAATTAGAAAATATTGATTTACAAGAAGCTATTGACTATTCAAAAACATTAATTGACTTAGTAAAGGAAAAAAAGTGTAATCCTACAGCAGGTGGTTATGGTGAAGGAATAGGTATAGTAAATATAGTAAATTCAAATGGTGTTGAAGTAACTGAATCAACAACTTCTTGTGGAGCATCTGTATCTGTTAATGTTGAAGATGCGGATGTTGTATCTAGTGCTTATTATTATGATTTAAAACATGATAAAAATTTAGATTTGGATTTGATAGTAGATAAAGCAACAGAATTAGCATTATCTTCAAGAAATGCAAAATCAACAGAAACAAGAAATACTGCAGTGGTTCTAGATCATACAGCAGCAGTATCATTATTGAGTACATTCTTTTCAGCATTGAATAGTGAAAATAAACAAAGAGGACGATCTAAATTCAAAGATAGTCTTGGTGAATTAATAGCATCTGAAAACTTTAATTTAGTGGATGATGGAACAATTCCTGGAGCTTTACGTTCTTCAATTGCTGATGATGAAGGGACACCTACAGAAAAAACAATTTTAATAGATGAAGGAGTACTTACAAATTTTATCTATGATACATATCATGCTAAAAAAGATGAATCGGATGTAACTACAACAGCAAATGCAATTAGGGCAGGATATAGTTCAGTACCAAGTGTAGGTTTCACAAATTTAAAATTAAATTTTAAAGAATTAGTGGATATATCTGATATTTCAAATGGGATTATTGTAAATAGTGTAATGGGAGCTCATACAGCAAATCCAATCACTGGTGATTTCTCTGTTGAAGCAATGAATGCATTTGAGATAAGAAATGGATCAATTGAAAATCCAATTAAAAAAGCAATGATTTCTGGAAATATTTTTGATATAATGAAAGATGTGAAAGCAATTAATGGTGAAATTCGTCAACTTGGCTCATGTATAACTCCAAAAATTTTAGCAGATAATTTAAGAGTAATTGGTTAA
- a CDS encoding zinc ribbon domain-containing protein, protein MFCRKCGTELSDKDNFCFNCGTPIPESNAEKTISKEKTIPRKSKKIVDEFDELLDLNINEISEDNIIWQEVPFDDSIDETIDFNENKSKPKTKEEAVVKKPFNNQKEESISQIKPSKNASELRSTKSTIANPIKPKSRKLKTEPKEDSSIMEEQVSNNIDVVSDDILVDDVVVDDVVSDDILVDDVVVDDVVSDDISIDDVVVDDVVSDDILVDDVVVDDVVSDDILVDDVVVDDVVSDDILVDDVVGDNIEEELTVSKDVADIKTASADINIKQETTSKITENTDDIDLEELIESDFEEEPIKEKIVSSDSKSNNTFKQEVSTEDKAIQSQFNKNLDDELEDYDVDLDENINNLTSKFVTVLIMILILIIAVVVVMTLIQYVGI, encoded by the coding sequence ATGTTTTGCAGGAAATGTGGGACAGAATTAAGTGATAAAGATAATTTCTGTTTTAATTGTGGAACTCCTATTCCAGAATCAAATGCAGAAAAAACTATTTCAAAAGAAAAAACTATTCCAAGAAAATCAAAAAAAATTGTGGATGAATTTGACGAACTTTTAGATTTAAATATTAATGAAATTAGTGAAGATAATATTATTTGGCAAGAAGTACCCTTCGATGATTCTATTGATGAAACCATAGATTTTAATGAAAATAAATCTAAACCAAAAACAAAAGAAGAAGCTGTTGTTAAGAAACCTTTTAATAATCAAAAAGAAGAATCTATTTCACAAATAAAACCATCAAAAAATGCTTCAGAGTTAAGATCAACAAAATCAACTATAGCTAATCCAATAAAACCAAAATCAAGAAAATTAAAAACAGAACCTAAAGAAGACTCAAGTATTATGGAAGAACAAGTATCTAATAATATAGATGTTGTATCTGACGATATTTTAGTTGATGATGTGGTTGTTGATGATGTTGTATCTGATGATATTTTAGTTGATGATGTGGTTGTTGATGATGTTGTATCTGATGATATTTCAATTGATGATGTGGTTGTTGATGATGTTGTATCTGATGATATTTTAGTTGATGATGTAGTTGTTGATGATGTTGTATCTGATGATATTTTAGTTGATGATGTGGTTGTTGATGATGTTGTATCTGATGATATTTTAGTTGATGATGTTGTGGGAGATAATATTGAAGAAGAATTAACAGTTTCTAAAGATGTGGCTGATATTAAAACAGCATCTGCTGATATAAATATAAAACAAGAAACTACTTCTAAAATAACTGAAAATACTGATGATATTGATTTAGAAGAATTAATTGAATCTGATTTTGAGGAAGAACCTATTAAAGAAAAAATAGTAAGTTCTGATAGTAAATCAAATAATACCTTCAAACAAGAAGTTTCAACAGAAGATAAAGCAATTCAATCTCAATTTAATAAAAATTTAGATGATGAACTTGAAGATTATGATGTTGATTTAGATGAAAATATAAATAATTTAACAAGTAAATTTGTAACAGTACTCATAATGATTTTAATTTTAATAATAGCTGTTGTAGTTGTAATGACTTTAATTCAATATGTGGGTATATAA
- a CDS encoding NifB/NifX family molybdenum-iron cluster-binding protein, whose protein sequence is MKKIAIAVKENGKKVEHFGICEYFIVYNYDEKKHNVEYNNVIFSSKDHGTNGEEWEKSADAIKNCDIVICEKIGLVAKNEVKEMGIKIIESEGLIEDILDDFIKTETKKENIIL, encoded by the coding sequence ATGAAAAAAATTGCAATAGCTGTTAAAGAAAATGGAAAAAAAGTAGAACACTTTGGTATATGCGAGTATTTTATTGTATATAATTATGATGAAAAAAAACATAATGTTGAATACAATAATGTAATCTTCTCCTCAAAAGATCATGGAACCAATGGTGAAGAATGGGAAAAATCAGCAGATGCTATTAAAAACTGTGACATAGTTATATGTGAAAAAATAGGATTAGTCGCTAAAAATGAAGTTAAAGAAATGGGTATTAAAATTATTGAAAGTGAAGGTTTAATTGAAGACATACTTGATGATTTCATAAAAACTGAAACTAAAAAAGAAAATATTATTTTATAA
- the hypD gene encoding hydrogenase formation protein HypD codes for MKNLTKDILKKIDEVKTPMKIMHVCGSHEHTIMYNGIRSMLPEEVEIVAGPGCPVCVVPAQEIDECVALAEQGVTVTIFGDMLRVPGTIKSLADAKAEGADVRIVYGIGNAVELAKEIDNDVVFMSAGFETTAPTTANEMLSNPPENFSVLSCHRLIPPTLDFLVHDEVKLDGLIEPGHVCTVIGTKPFDFLSEDYGIPQSTAGFNPLDILYAIYLILKQKKDGNPRMQNEYKRAVREEGNIKAQEEMEEVFQVASKEWRGFPEIPNSVYELKKEFDDNNARVKYDMDLPDSENVPKGCICGPILRGMARPEDCKLFRGECNPLHPIGACMVSKEGTCNIAYRFSKMD; via the coding sequence ATGAAAAATTTAACAAAAGATATACTTAAAAAAATAGATGAAGTAAAAACACCAATGAAAATTATGCATGTATGTGGTTCACATGAACATACAATAATGTATAATGGTATCAGATCAATGTTACCAGAAGAAGTTGAAATTGTGGCAGGTCCGGGATGTCCAGTATGTGTAGTTCCAGCTCAAGAAATTGATGAATGTGTTGCATTAGCAGAGCAAGGAGTAACAGTAACAATATTTGGTGACATGTTAAGAGTACCTGGAACTATAAAATCATTAGCAGATGCAAAAGCAGAAGGAGCTGATGTTAGGATTGTTTATGGTATAGGAAATGCGGTAGAATTAGCAAAAGAGATTGATAATGATGTAGTATTTATGTCAGCAGGATTTGAAACAACTGCTCCAACTACTGCAAATGAAATGTTAAGTAATCCTCCTGAAAATTTTTCAGTATTGTCTTGTCATAGATTAATACCTCCAACACTTGATTTTTTAGTACATGATGAAGTAAAATTAGACGGGCTTATAGAACCAGGACATGTATGTACAGTTATAGGTACAAAACCATTTGATTTCTTATCTGAGGATTATGGAATTCCTCAATCAACTGCAGGTTTCAATCCTTTAGATATATTATATGCAATATACTTAATATTAAAACAGAAAAAAGATGGAAATCCACGTATGCAAAATGAATATAAGCGAGCAGTACGTGAAGAAGGAAATATTAAAGCTCAAGAAGAAATGGAAGAAGTATTCCAAGTAGCTTCAAAAGAATGGAGAGGCTTTCCGGAAATACCAAACTCTGTATATGAACTTAAAAAAGAATTTGATGATAATAATGCAAGAGTAAAATATGATATGGACCTTCCTGATTCTGAAAATGTTCCAAAAGGATGTATTTGTGGTCCAATACTTAGGGGTATGGCAAGACCGGAAGATTGTAAGCTATTCCGTGGAGAATGTAATCCATTACATCCAATTGGTGCATGTATGGTAAGTAAAGAAGGTACGTGTAATATTGCTTACAGATTTTCTAAAATGGATTAA
- a CDS encoding NTP transferase domain-containing protein — MNAIITAAGKNSRMINDFKKRNKTPIHKLKLEINEKPILIHTLNNVLNSNINNVIIALGHYKDEIYSLIEEYNLLDKVQIKINPNINVGLSKTIENCLKEDLKNNYLFMAADQPTISTNTINNLITTLNNSENPKKTISILARRKIGKLDSAEGLGMPFCCYGNLLYDYIKYENNNLNPILRKMILDNIDFYGVSSENTLELMNINHYDEYRYIKNKLEK, encoded by the coding sequence ATGAATGCTATTATAACTGCGGCTGGAAAAAATTCTAGAATGATAAATGATTTTAAAAAAAGAAATAAAACACCAATTCATAAATTAAAATTAGAAATTAATGAAAAACCAATACTAATTCATACATTAAATAATGTCCTTAACTCCAATATTAATAATGTAATTATTGCCCTAGGTCATTATAAAGATGAAATTTACTCATTAATTGAAGAATATAATTTATTAGATAAAGTCCAGATTAAAATTAATCCCAACATAAATGTAGGTTTATCTAAAACAATTGAAAACTGTTTAAAAGAAGATCTAAAAAATAATTATTTATTTATGGCTGCGGACCAACCAACAATATCCACCAATACAATAAATAACTTAATAACTACTTTAAACAATAGTGAGAATCCTAAAAAAACTATTAGTATCCTTGCAAGAAGAAAAATAGGCAAATTAGATAGTGCTGAAGGATTAGGTATGCCTTTTTGTTGTTATGGTAACTTATTATATGATTATATAAAATATGAAAATAACAATTTAAATCCAATACTTAGAAAAATGATTTTAGACAATATTGATTTTTACGGAGTATCTTCAGAAAATACATTAGAACTAATGAATATTAATCATTATGATGAATATAGGTATATTAAAAATAAATTAGAAAAATAA
- a CDS encoding DUF169 domain-containing protein: MSQVHIRDYERISGKLKILFKLDKSPVAVKLYKSENDVKKILPKFEDKAKHCQLTYISAQNKKSFYATVNEVDCKSGAGSLGLLDVPNLKVPKAEPINEAVAYAPLENATFEPDVVILYCNVMQAFDFITLYRRSTGKRLQPDLAGTQALCSESVIIPKETKKPNISFGCPGSRAFSDLKEDELIISLTVDDAEIISNFA, from the coding sequence ATGAGTCAAGTTCATATTAGGGATTATGAAAGAATATCTGGAAAATTAAAAATTTTATTTAAATTAGATAAAAGTCCTGTTGCAGTAAAATTATATAAATCAGAAAATGATGTAAAAAAAATATTACCTAAATTTGAAGATAAGGCAAAACACTGTCAATTAACTTATATTTCTGCACAAAATAAAAAATCATTTTATGCTACAGTAAATGAAGTGGATTGTAAAAGTGGGGCGGGTTCATTAGGTTTGCTTGATGTTCCTAATTTAAAAGTACCAAAAGCAGAACCTATTAATGAAGCAGTTGCATATGCACCATTAGAAAATGCAACATTTGAACCAGATGTGGTTATATTATATTGTAATGTAATGCAAGCATTTGATTTTATTACATTATATAGAAGATCCACTGGGAAAAGATTGCAACCTGATTTAGCAGGAACACAAGCATTATGTTCTGAATCAGTAATAATACCTAAAGAAACTAAAAAACCAAATATATCCTTTGGTTGTCCGGGATCTAGAGCATTCAGTGATTTAAAAGAAGATGAATTGATAATTTCTTTAACAGTTGATGATGCAGAAATAATATCTAATTTTGCCTAA
- a CDS encoding AarF/ABC1/UbiB kinase family protein has protein sequence MNEIVKILIKYGFEGIAQNISSKNTKFLPVDKLFTIESNVSLNTRIRWVLQDLGTTFIKLGQTLSTYPELVGFDLAEELSKLQESAPITPFVDVKKIIESEFSKSIDEIFDDFSEEPIASASIGQVHKAYLGGVCVAVKVQHPGIRDTVDSDINLMKIIANRLDKSIANTKSYNLPGIVEVFEKDIRKELDYGFEARNAIHLGVLLENDDVYIPKIYQKYSTDKVLVMEFLDGVSLNYVLSSSDEKFDNEKIARTGADSFVKQILVHGFYHADPHPGNIFVLEDNIVAFVDFGMMGHLDSELREDLTKLFIFISNGDAKLLTKQLYHMSIFNDKSLYDDIEYEIMNLLDKYYGVQFNDVSGVLHELIQNNTLNKYGIVIPRDLLMVIRTLIMVDDIGKKLDPSFNTTEILKQYTLIMLLDNFKPKNMFTKLSEGYMDLQYFITKLPGFLLSFEDILNDGKFELSVGLNELSELNNIFSRIINELSLAIITAALIVGSSLIMLTDNGYYLFGYPFLGFIGFVFSAVLGVILIIMILRRGNY, from the coding sequence ATGAATGAAATTGTAAAAATACTTATAAAATATGGTTTTGAAGGTATTGCTCAAAATATAAGTAGTAAAAATACCAAATTTCTTCCAGTAGATAAACTTTTTACCATAGAATCTAATGTTAGTTTAAATACACGTATCCGATGGGTTTTACAAGATTTAGGCACTACTTTTATTAAATTAGGTCAAACACTTAGTACCTATCCTGAACTTGTTGGTTTTGATTTAGCTGAAGAATTATCTAAGTTACAGGAATCTGCTCCTATAACACCATTTGTTGATGTAAAAAAAATAATTGAATCAGAGTTTTCAAAATCAATTGATGAAATATTTGATGATTTTTCTGAAGAGCCAATAGCATCTGCAAGTATTGGTCAGGTGCATAAAGCATATTTGGGTGGGGTATGTGTGGCTGTCAAAGTACAACATCCAGGAATTAGGGATACTGTTGATAGTGATATTAATTTAATGAAAATTATTGCAAATCGTTTAGATAAAAGTATAGCTAATACTAAATCATATAATTTACCGGGTATTGTTGAAGTTTTTGAAAAGGATATTCGAAAAGAATTAGATTATGGATTTGAAGCAAGAAATGCAATTCATTTGGGTGTTTTATTAGAAAATGATGATGTTTATATTCCTAAAATCTATCAAAAATATTCTACCGATAAAGTATTAGTCATGGAATTTTTAGATGGTGTTAGTTTAAATTATGTATTGTCTAGTTCTGATGAAAAATTTGATAATGAAAAAATTGCAAGAACAGGTGCTGATTCATTTGTTAAACAAATATTAGTTCATGGATTTTATCATGCAGATCCTCATCCAGGAAATATTTTTGTTTTAGAGGATAATATTGTTGCATTTGTAGATTTTGGTATGATGGGTCATTTAGATAGTGAATTAAGAGAGGATTTAACAAAATTATTTATATTTATATCAAATGGTGATGCAAAATTACTTACTAAACAATTATATCACATGTCTATTTTCAATGATAAATCATTATATGATGATATAGAATATGAAATTATGAATTTACTCGACAAATACTATGGTGTACAATTTAATGATGTGTCTGGTGTCTTACATGAACTTATTCAAAATAATACATTAAATAAATATGGTATAGTAATACCTAGGGACTTATTAATGGTAATTAGAACATTAATTATGGTAGATGATATAGGTAAAAAATTAGATCCATCATTTAATACTACTGAAATATTAAAACAATATACATTAATCATGTTATTAGATAATTTCAAACCTAAAAATATGTTTACAAAACTTAGTGAAGGTTATATGGATTTACAATATTTTATTACTAAATTACCAGGTTTTTTGTTAAGTTTTGAAGATATTCTAAATGATGGAAAATTTGAATTATCTGTAGGCTTGAATGAATTATCTGAGTTAAATAATATCTTTTCAAGAATAATAAATGAATTATCACTAGCTATAATAACAGCTGCATTAATTGTTGGTTCATCATTAATTATGTTAACTGATAATGGCTATTATTTATTCGGATATCCATTTTTAGGATTTATAGGATTTGTATTTAGTGCAGTATTAGGTGTAATTTTAATAATAATGATTCTAAGAAGAGGAAATTATTAA
- a CDS encoding Mur ligase family protein has translation MQVSVVGLGVEGQKATISLLNRGYSVYASDINRNIDLTLLNENPLDKSNLDLEIGSHNLDKIYKVKAVLVSPSLFKKEISKKIIEKGIFISDVFEKHKKIKTIAVTGTNGKTTTSHMIYHILKNAGYKVVIGGNGGGGFSGYTELLLTANENEYDYMIIETCDMTLDFCNYVFDIDIIVTTNIGYDHMDVHDSIEHYTEEIGTFINNKPAILNKNDENLLKIKEKSSKPLLFDTYKYSLNLFGKFNLQNADAARVTCKYLGIPDEKIIEFLKTFKSVEGRTIKINYKNNEIISGKTDNVDALKAVLEEEKFNIVVIGTPRKHEKCRYNILDYLKEYSPDTIVIFPGLEDTTYEYVQYLNNLGYTKDVLVIKNIDDILKYIESKDNCKIFIGGNGQAKITKITNKLQ, from the coding sequence ATGCAAGTAAGTGTTGTGGGATTAGGTGTTGAAGGACAAAAAGCAACAATATCCTTATTAAATAGAGGTTATTCAGTATATGCTTCAGATATTAATAGAAATATTGATTTAACACTTTTAAATGAAAATCCCTTAGATAAATCTAATTTAGATCTTGAAATTGGAAGTCATAATCTAGATAAAATATATAAAGTAAAAGCTGTTCTAGTTAGTCCTAGTTTATTTAAAAAAGAAATTAGTAAAAAAATTATAGAAAAAGGGATTTTTATATCAGATGTATTTGAAAAACACAAAAAAATAAAAACAATTGCTGTTACAGGAACTAATGGAAAAACAACCACTAGCCATATGATTTACCATATTCTTAAAAATGCCGGTTATAAAGTAGTTATTGGAGGTAATGGTGGTGGTGGATTTTCAGGATACACTGAACTATTATTAACTGCAAATGAAAACGAATATGATTACATGATTATTGAAACATGTGATATGACCCTTGATTTTTGTAATTATGTGTTTGATATTGATATTATTGTTACAACCAATATAGGTTATGACCATATGGATGTTCATGATTCTATAGAACATTATACAGAAGAAATAGGAACATTCATAAACAATAAACCAGCTATTTTAAATAAAAATGATGAAAACTTATTAAAAATTAAAGAAAAAAGTAGCAAACCATTATTATTTGATACATATAAATATTCTTTAAATTTATTTGGTAAATTTAATTTACAAAATGCTGATGCTGCAAGAGTAACTTGTAAATATCTTGGAATTCCTGATGAAAAAATTATCGAATTCTTAAAAACATTCAAATCAGTAGAAGGTCGTACAATAAAAATAAACTATAAAAATAATGAAATTATTTCTGGAAAAACAGATAATGTTGATGCATTAAAAGCTGTTTTGGAAGAAGAAAAATTTAATATTGTAGTCATAGGTACTCCACGTAAACATGAAAAATGTAGATATAATATTCTAGATTACCTTAAAGAATATAGTCCTGATACTATAGTGATATTTCCAGGACTTGAAGATACTACTTATGAGTATGTTCAATACCTTAATAATCTAGGTTATACTAAAGATGTACTAGTTATTAAAAACATAGATGATATCTTAAAATATATTGAAAGCAAAGATAATTGTAAAATATTCATTGGAGGGAATGGACAAGCTAAAATAACAAAAATAACTAATAAATTACAATAA